From Anopheles darlingi chromosome 2, idAnoDarlMG_H_01, whole genome shotgun sequence, the proteins below share one genomic window:
- the LOC125951063 gene encoding nose resistant to fluoxetine protein 6-like, with the protein MISRTALLVANFTLLLVLFAGVTNGAEPFQMEEYLKFPPVFLYDDFEDCRRYYTDYVYCVVKAPLEPDESSELWRNISFFSSDYHHYDHGVLERGVCLRKCRDVLIQNGTEGIDSYTQTDLIHQCVSNELTSRYQLRLQPDLHIQYCYSKSTESLSYDWLDAVFLLLAATIIFLVIASTVYDLHEQAKQHFPESYFGRNPKLSHQRLLTAFSFPRNLRRLKDPQTTQTRIDLACFESFRCVQTLRVIFLHVSIAHMKLPQRNPEFFEQLQQGAALKTFIAEFQNYVQTFFAIGGMLMAINFLDHIRKHPNFRLAFFGERLLNRLCRLVPTYAFMILLESSVMRHMIDGPFGKQFIGESSESCHRWWWANLLFINNYIGWGEPCFIPSWYLATDLQLYIFGLAIMMVFWKWPSTRKYIFGAIFVYSIIVPAIVYLTSDITPVMTIDMKDTEKYIRGQMFQSVLYFPFHQNTGVYFCGMLGGMVYHHYRDQRKELFKHGVFRQIAQLSGMLYVFSMVTVAWVVTNLSWLPAACLAVYASTFKISWGLFNTVLLVALALLHRHNWIKMALAHPIFGVLGKLGYSVYLIHFTVIVQVYGREKAPIFSNELIVAGYTAEVMFFSYILGLVLCLMVELPTGAVLKELLEPSSSKPSSNIINSKVHTVTEPNGGPPVTTPGDVTSNDVNRGSVPNETH; encoded by the exons atgattTCAAGAACAGCCTTGCTAGTTGCCAATTTCACGCTGCTGCTAGTCCTATTTGCCGGCGTCACAAATGGAGCGGAACCCTTCCAGA TGGAAGAGTATCTGAAATTCCCGCCAGTCTTCTTGTACGATGACTTTGAAGATTGCCGCCGGTACTACACGGACTACGTGTATTGTGTGGTCAAGGCACCCCTCGAGCCAGACGAATCGTCCGAGTTGTGGAGAAACATTAGT TTCTTTTCCAGTGACTATCATCACTACGATCATGGAGTGCTAGAACGGGGTGTATGTCTGCGAAAGTGTCGTGATGTACTGATCCAAAATGGTACCGAAGGTATAGACAGCTACACGCAGACCGATCTAATACACCAGTGCGTAAGCAATGAGCTCACCTCACGGTACCAGCTCCGGTTACAACCAGATCTGCACATCCAGTATTGCTACTCCAAGAGCACCGAGAGTCTTTCTTATG ATTGGCTTGATGCCGTCTTTCTACTGCTTGCGGCTACGATCATCTTCCTTGTCATTGCCTCCACCGTGTACGATTTGCACGAGCAAGCGAAGCAACACTTCCCCGAAAGCTACTTCGGACGCAATCCTAAACTAAGCCATCAGCGCCTCCTGACCGCTTTCTCGTTTCCGCGCAACCTACGACGCCTGAAGGATCCACAGACAACACAGACTCGCATCGATCTGGCTTGCTTCGAATCATTTCGATGCGTCCAAACATTGCGCGTCATCTTTCTGCACGTCTCGATCGCGCACATGAAGTTACCGCAGCGCAATCCCGAGTTCTTCGAACAACTGCAGCAAGGTGCTGCTCTGAAAACATTCATCGCCGAATTTCAGAACTACGTGCAGACGTTCTTCGCTATCGGAGGCATGCTTATGGCGATCAACTTCCTCGATCACATCCGCAAACATCCCAACTTTCGGTTGGCGTTCTTCGGCGAGCGGTTGCTCAATCGGTTGTGCCGGTTAGTGCCGACGTACGCGTTCATGATTCTGCTCGAATCGTCCGTCATGCGTCACATGATCGACGGTCCGTTCGGGAAGCAGTTTATAGGCGAATCGAGCGAAAgttgccaccggtggtggtgggcgaaTCTGCTCTTTATCAACAACTACATCGGATGGGGCGAACCG TGCTTCATCCCTTCCTGGTATCTGGCAACTGATCTGCAACTGTATATCTTCGGTCTGGCCATAATGATGGTGTTCTGGAAGTGGCCCTCCACCAGGAAGTACATCTTCGGCGCCATCTTTGTCTACAGTATTATAGTACCCGCCATCGTGTACCTTACATCCGACATAACGCCCGTCATGACGATCGACATGAAGGATACGGAGAAGTACATCCGTGGTCAGATGTTCCAGAGTGTGCTTTACTTCCCCTTCCACCAGAACACGGGCGTCTACTTCTGCGGTATGCTGGGTGGTATGGTGTACCATCATTATCGCGATCAACGTAAGGAGCTGTTTAAGCATGGTGTCTTCAGGCAGATCGCACAGCTAAGCGGTATGCTGTACGTGTTCAGTATGGTGACGGTGGCCTGGGTCGTGACGAATTTATCCTGGCTACCGGCCGCCTGTCTGGCCGTGTACGCCAGTACCTTCAAGATTAGCTGGGGTTTGTTTAATACCGTGCTACTGGTGGCGCTCGCACTGCTTCACCGACACAACTGGATCAAGATGGCACTAGCTCATCCCATCTTCGGTGTGCTCGGTAAGCTGGGTTACAGTGTCTATCTGATACACTTCACCGTGATCGTGCAGGTGTATGGCCGGGAGAAGGCACCGATCTTCAGTAACGAGCTGATCGTTGCCGGCTACACGGCCGAGGTGATGTTCTTCAGCTACATCCTGGGCTTGGTCCTATGTCTAATGGTTGAGCTACCAACCGGTGCGGTATTGAAAGAGCTACTGGAACCATCCAGCAGTAAGCCATCatcaaacatcatcaacagcaaggTCCATACGGTCACAGAACCGAACGGTGGACCACCAGTGACGACACCAGGTGACGTAACTAGCAATGACGTAAACCGAGGATCGGTGCCGAACGAAACGCACTGA